The following nucleotide sequence is from Pectinophora gossypiella chromosome 17, ilPecGoss1.1, whole genome shotgun sequence.
CTATATATCCCTATCCTCTGATCCTTCTTCCTAAATTCATGTTTTACtaaattccttttatttttatgaaatgtttcCTCGTTTTGTCGGTGGCAAATACGCAAACCGCGTCatgccaaaaagaaaaaaaaaaaaaaaaaaagtctatcTTCAAAACGTCCAAGTCATTGACATTGACAACCTGTTTCTGTCAAAACGTGTGGGGGGGGGGATAATTAAGTAAAAGTAAACAAGTTACGTCCACTTTTCTTTCCGAGTAAGttaattaaatctaaaaagtAAAGAGGTCATGGTTTAATGTTCCCGTGATATGAAAATAACCAATGCGAAATTAGGATATTTGGTAATTCACACACCCTCATTTAGGTTAGGCTTTGCCTGAGTGAATTTCCTGGTATTTCAGGGTCGGCATTGTTATGCGACAAGGACAGAGTGTGAGGTCATAGCCGGCAGGGTGCAGCCGCTATTCGCCATGAAGAAAGTGGTGCTGTTCAAGAGCGCGTCGGAGGAGTACCAACGCGCGTGTAGCGCACTTCAGTACGAAGCTATTTTCGTGGAGCCACTGCAGTTCGAGTGGCGCAACGTGGAGACGCTGCGTGCGGCGCTGACGCGGCGCGAGTACGTGGGGCTGGTGCTGACGAGCGCTCGCGCCGCCGAGGCTGCAGGGCGCTGCTGGGACCCCGCCAAGTTCGAGCTGTGGAGCGCGCGCCGCGTCTACACTCTCGGCGATGCCAGCGCGCAGCGCATCAAGCTGCTGCTGGGGCTTGACGCGCTCGGTACCACCGCCGGAAATGCCGAGAATCTGGCTAAGATCATTCTGGATGAAAATCCAGTTGACTCCAAATTTTTGTTCCCCTGTGGTAATTTGAGCTCAGAGACGCTTCCTAGTGTACTCGAGGGCCAAGGCATATCGGTGGACAGTCTCACGGTGTACGAGACAACAGAGAATGAAAAGTTAAGAAATAGTTTGTTGGAGTTGAACAGATCAGAGGACCCGTGCTGCATGGTGTTCTTTAGTCCTTCGGGGTGCGAGTACATCCACCGACAGCTGCAGACCTTTAGCAACAAACTCTACCACTTACCACACTTTGCTATTGGTAATTCCACTGCCCACAAGATTGAGAACCTAGGAATAGAGGTAGCAGGTGTGGCGTCCAAACCCAAACCGGAGTGTGTGATGGAGTCCATACACAAGTATTTCACGACTCACACTTGCAGCTGATGaacaagcttttattttttactatagcAATATAATGGTTATGGATTACAATTTAAATTAGCtttaattgtgataaatatGAAACACTATTTAactgattatgataatttattttataattcggTGTATAATGTGAAGAGAATAATTGAGAGCACTCACAATTTTAGATATTTAAGTCGAGTtaagacaaatataaaaaatactataaatcttcttgaaaaaatatattttaataagtgtTTGAAAAATCAAtaaggatattttatttattgattatgTATATTGAAGATAAGGgcaatttttaatttactaacaatgtaaatgttttaaattttctAAATCATAGTCAGTTTAATCTTATAGATTACATTTTTAAACCTTATTCTATGTAATTGATATTTGACCTATCTATCACAGTTGAGcatattatctatacttataataaatctgtagagaggtcaattctgtacattaaatattttttcaaaataactatcagggggtgataagtgatcgatactgatgccaaaaatgcaatcagtaaaatttttgtctgtctgtctgtctgtctgtctgtctgtctgtctgtatgtgccttatagaaacaaaaactactggacggattttaatgaaacttggtacaattattctttacactcctggacaggttatagtatacttttcatcacgctacaatcaataggagcagagtagtgaagggaaatccttttgtatgaaaaatctaaaccactcaagttagacgtttgaaatttggcatgcaggtaccttagataccgtagaggtgcactaagaaaggaattcccgaaattcccacgggaacgggaattagcggaaaaatccttttgtatgaaaaatctaaaccattcaagttagatgtttgaaatttgtcatgctggtaccttagataccgtagaggtgtactaagaaaggaattcccgaaattcctacgggaacgggaattagcgggaaaatccttttgtatgaaaaatctaaaccactcaagttagacgtttgaaatttggcatgctgataccttaggtaccgtagaggtgcactaagaaaggaattcccgaaattcccacgagaacgggaattagcgggaaaatccttttgtatgaaaaatctaaaccactcaagttagacgtttgaaatttgtcatgcaggtaccttaggtaccgtggaggtgcactaagaaaggaattcccggaattcccacgggaacgggaattaacgggaaaatccttttgtatgaaaaatctaaaccattcaagttagatgtttgaaatttggcacgcaggtaccttagataccgtagaggtgcactaagaaaggaattcccgaaattcccacgggaacgggaattagcgggaaaatccttttgtatgaaaaatctaaaccactcaagttagacgtttgaaatttggcatgcaggtactttagtaaacttaaagcatagttgcaacaggatattacaaaattcccacgggaacggtagttagcgggaaaaaacatttgtatgaaaaaatcaaatctaaataaaaggagaaactgactgactcagtgactgacatatcaacgcatagcctgaacggctaaacgtaggcatttgaaatttggaagggacatagcttaggtaccgttgaggtgcactaagaaaggaattcccggaattcccacgggaacggaaattagcgggaaaatccttttgtatgaaaaatctaaaccgcttaagttagacgcttgaaatttggcatgcaggtaccttagttaacttaaagcttagttgtgacaggatattgcaaaattcccacggaaacgggagttagcgggaaaaaaacatttatatgaaaaaatcgaaaccgcgtgagatagatgttttcaattcaattcaattaaattatttattgcattccatgtagtacaatggggtgttacataggcataggaactaaaacatgggcCCTGTAGGgtacagcaacgttgaagggaagagaggaagtgtgtattaaaattaaaactcaatgaacaatcaattaaaaaaaaaacaattcaatcaattgattcaatctagcatgcatgcataccttagtaaatataaagtttatttttggctgtattttgaaaaatgggagttattgggaaaaaaattttttgaaaaaatctaaactgcataagatgcttgaaatttgatatgcactcccacacacacaaagatctctctcttatataacacgccacgcggacaaagtcgcgggcaaaagctagttacaaATAAGACAAAcataatacctattttatttacatggctTGCATTGTAATGGCCAAGGTGAATTAATATAACAGTAGAAACCATTAACCAGtattatacatctctgcctaccccttcggggcgTGATGTCATGTATGATATGCATATGGCAACACGGGCCTCTGGCGAACCGGATGTACTGTACTGGATGGACGTGTACATCTCGACGTCGCAGTCCCGCCACGGCGGCGACGGCCGGCCCCGCTCACGCGTCGCAGTCCCGCGGCGGCAGCGACGGCCGCTcccgccgcggccgcgccgcGTCCAGGCGCCGCATGGCGCGCACGAACCCCGCCGCTGCACCGCCCGTTGACATCGCCGCCGCGGACAGCGCCAGGATCTGCACACACAACACTTGACGATACCATCCGATCGAATAGGGAATGCCAACACAACGCAACTAAGCTTACCAAGTAAAGGTAGTCTACAATCGAGTCGAAGCCACAGAAGAGCGCCGCAAGCACGGCCGTCACCACGAGCGTCACGCCAACTAGTGACGAGGCCACCACGTCCTGCGGGAATCGCGGCTCAGGACAGTAGGAAATCAAAGGTTTCACCCTCATCTAATAGAGAGGTGGAGTGACAGAGACATAGATACCATGTAGAGCCAAGTGTGGGGCGCGACAGTAGGCAAGCCGAGCAGCGCGGCGGTGGCcagcgcggcgccggcggcagCGCCCGCCAGCGCCGTGCCCGCCGTGCTGCCCGCCAgcccggcgccgccgccgcagcccgcggcgccgcccccgccgccgctaGTGCCACCCGCCAGCGCCAGCGCTCCCACGCTGATGCATGCTACCTGGATGATACATGATATTACAGCCTTACGTTgggaataggtaggtacctactttcctAAGTAATCGTCTCGCCTATGACTAACTATAATCAACGCAggtttcaaacgtctaacttttaagttttaatatttttatactgttttatataggtggaaacctgttattggcttagtttttaagtatgatatttttgctataaTTGTTAAAAGCTTCTACAGATGATTTAAACTGAGTCTGCGAAGCACTTTCGATCGTGACTGTGCAGGTGACTACCATGAGGCATGCATGATACAGGAGCGCCAACCGAGGCAAGTAACGGTACCAGACGCCTGATTCGATACTGTACTGCACTAGGTATAATACACTCACAACGGACACCACTTTCAATATTCCTTCGAGGGAGGTGATAAAGTCCTTCTCCTGGTAATATGCGCGCAGCACCTGCCTCTCCGGGTCCGACATGTTTCAGTTTAATACTATCGCACTACTCACATTACATTACACGGTTACTTCATGACTGTAAATGTCCTCTGCACATTCCAAAAACTGACTGATTGTGATAATACATAAGATAACTTCATACTCACGTACCAATACCCTGATATAAATCTCAGATATAGCTAAGTACAACAATTAAAGCACTGATTGATAGATAAGCACAGTATACTAATTTATTACTTAGGTAGatacttattattgttttttttttttgtaatggtcAATGTCAAGTTTTAAAAGATTGGGAAACTGAAAGAAGTTAGTTTCATATACTTAGTATGCATggctatagaataaggaataacattaggtacgtatagaatggcaactgtCTGCTCCCACCAGCGCTAGctgtgagctaggtttacctcgccaaggtcttactttaatcttcaTAATAGTATGCCTGAGACGTCGATACGATAGCATCAATGTATAGTGTccgtaaaacgaggtgttttgtatgaagtgtccggggtgcggcATAGCTAGGAGACAGAAATGTGCCGTGCCAGAATTAGACTTAACTAAATTACTGGAATTAACACTAGTGTATCTGTTTCGTCGTTCGTTATATACCCTATATTCTTTACGTTATAATCTGCAAGTTTTTGTAAACTGACCTGAACGGACTGAGAGGGATTAAAAAGACCGCATAAGCATAAGGGactctccaggctacgttcaccaaaaacaatacagatggcgttgtacagctttaacgtgataattacctattttcttattactcggctacataattattccaaagtaCAATGGAGCGacagaagattttttttatcatattatgtatagaattattgtTGCTACCGATATTGCTTTTTTcttcgatcagaataataatgggtggaagaaaaAGGGTcgtaatttatacccaaaaacaagataaaaggtacataaaaaataaataaaaacgtttatttcttcttctaaaaacaatgttataaaCTACCAtactaacaaaaataatattatttaaattgggACCGTGTGCAGAAGACAGGAACCCAAACTAGGTTGACCTGTATCTTGGGATCCTGGTCTCCCCCACGAACCAAATTTCGCGTActcatataaaaatgtaataaacattgaaaatgtgtgtgtgtttgtaatgtaggtatatgtatgttatccataaaattagaagaaaaatctgtacagcgccatctaatattgtttttggggaacgtagcttggaaagtccctcactcATATAAACAGCAATATTTCTCAATAAAAGACAAcacgtaaaagtaagtgcgcaatgtcaacaaattaaTGTCtcatggcaatattgcttttcagatgaattccTTCATTGAGTCTCCCACGTTTAACTCCCAAGACGTTAAATAGAAACTGAGATTACTGAAGAAAAGTGAAACAGTTTTAGCTAACATAGCaggaaactaataaaaaaataaaagtcataGCTTGTATAAAACCATATATTATCgttaaaatttaaagtaaaaatgaCTCGCACAGTATGGCCACCGGTTACATTAGGTCGCGACACGCGAGGCGGCCGGGGCCTCGGGGCTGCGCCCGCGGCACTATGAACACTATtcaaaaatttattatttacttcaaTTCGAACATAATGGCAGACAATTTCAATTCCAAAATCGATATATGTGTTTATCAACAGAAGAATAATCTTTGGTGATATGTAGGATACAAAGTGGATACGTGAATTAATGAAATACTCATTTGTCATATCATAACAAGTCCTCAATGAACATTAGTTTGGTCGAAGTCTTTGCGTGTCTGTATGTACATCAATACATGAACCAGTGCTAATTAGAAACTCTAAGCTCTCAGAGCGAGTACGACAGATTGGACAGTATAAAATTATTACCTATAACAACTCCTATTATATTTCCAAATATTCCCTTACTTCTAATTATACATCGCTTCATATGAACAATCACGCAAATGATCCATCAGTTACAAGCAATACTCAAATAAAATCTGACATACATAATGTTCACCCTCTATACAACAGTTACTCTTTTATTAAACACCGCTATATATTTCGCTTACAAGTAAAATTACCctttgcatacattttgtgtCATACAtgtattacaattattatttatatttcgtaATTGTCGTTTATAATA
It contains:
- the LOC126374579 gene encoding uroporphyrinogen-III synthase-like codes for the protein MKKVVLFKSASEEYQRACSALQYEAIFVEPLQFEWRNVETLRAALTRREYVGLVLTSARAAEAAGRCWDPAKFELWSARRVYTLGDASAQRIKLLLGLDALGTTAGNAENLAKIILDENPVDSKFLFPCGNLSSETLPSVLEGQGISVDSLTVYETTENEKLRNSLLELNRSEDPCCMVFFSPSGCEYIHRQLQTFSNKLYHLPHFAIGNSTAHKIENLGIEVAGVASKPKPECVMESIHKYFTTHTCS